CACTGGGGCGATCGGGCAGTACACCGCGATCGCCCATGGTAAATAATGGCATTGCCCCACTGGATCCAGTCGGAGCGGGGTACCAGGGCCGTTAAGTCCCCTTCAATGGCATCAGCTTGGCGGTGCTGGGTTAGACCTAAGCGCTGGTTGACCCGGATCCCATGGGTATCGACAATGATGCCGGATGCTTGGTTAAAGGCGCAGTTTAAGACCACATTGGCGGTTTTACGGCCCACCCCCGGCAAACTAGTCAGTGCCTCTAGGTTAGGGGGCACTTTTCCCCCAAAGCGGGCCATCAGTTCCCCACAGACTGCCTGCACTGTGGCGGCTTTGCGGCGATAGTAGCCCGTGGGCCGTAGAACTTCCTCTAGGGCAGGGCGATCGGCCCCGGCCAATGCAGCTACATCGGGATAGACCTGGAAAAGCTGGGCAGTAACCTGGTTAACCCGCTCATCCGTCGTCTGGGCCGCTAAAATCGTGGCAATCAGCAGTTGTTCAGGGGTTTGCCAGTGTAAATCATAGGTGGCATTGGGATAAAAGAGGTTGAGGCGGTGCAACAGGTCAGCAATGGGAACCATGAATCCTTAGGGCAGCGGTGAAAAACCGTCTAAAAGGGGTTCAGTTGACTGGGGAACCCTCGACCTCGGATAGGGTTCTCGCCCCCGTGCCGACCCTCTGACCGCCAACCACCGGGGCAACCACGGGGGCAACCACCGGGGCAACCACGGGGGGATTGCCCCTACCAAAATGATGGCCCTTGTTGCCGTAGGCTGGGTTGATCCTTTTCCCCCAAAGTGTTCACGATTTTTGGGGATGCCTAGGCTTTGGTTCGTGCCCAGTCCGTTGACTTCCACATCAACACTAGAATAGCCCCCGATACCAAAGCCCCTAAGTTCCATTTGATGGCGTTCTTGAATAACTCAAGGCGGCCTTGGCTCCGGGCTTCTGCTGCTTGAGTTTGTAGGGTGGCTTCCCCTTCTGCCAAAGAGGTTTGCAACGTTTCTTTGACAGAAGAAATAGGCTCTGTCAGGTCTTCTGGGGTAACGGTTTGGTTTACCACTTGGCTGAGGAGACGGGCCATGTCTTCGTCGGTGTTCACTTGACCTAGGCTCGATCGCACCTCTTCAATTTGAGCTTTACCCTGCTCAATTTGGGCATTGATTTGGTTATTGGCTTGGCGGTAGAGCCGTAGGGTATTCAAGCTGGCCCAGGGAATCATCAGAAAGTACATGATACCGATGATTAAGGTGAGCCAGGAGGTGAGACTGAGGAGGGGCAGTTCCCAGGATGGGCGCTTATCTTGACCTCCCACAAACACCAAAGCTAAGCCAATGATGGGCACCGGAATCCGTTCAATCAGTTGTCCGAATAAATTAAACTGCCAGCCTGGGTTACCGAAATCAGGGGGTATCAAGAGGGCGATGACATCGAAAACGGCTAGGATTAACAGGGCGTAGCCCACCAAATGGGCCACATCGAGGGATGTTAATAACCCTGTGCGAGATTTCCACAGTTGGTTAATAGCCTGGGTAATTTGCCCACCATCAGATTCAGTCATAATAAAACGCTAAATGGGTTAGTTGTATAGCAGGCCGAAATGGGTCGTGTGGTGTGCGCCCTCCGGGCGCACACCAGACAAAGGGTTTCAGCCA
This region of Prochlorothrix hollandica PCC 9006 = CALU 1027 genomic DNA includes:
- the hpsJ-A gene encoding HpsJ-like protein, cyanoexosortase A-associated; protein product: MTESDGGQITQAINQLWKSRTGLLTSLDVAHLVGYALLILAVFDVIALLIPPDFGNPGWQFNLFGQLIERIPVPIIGLALVFVGGQDKRPSWELPLLSLTSWLTLIIGIMYFLMIPWASLNTLRLYRQANNQINAQIEQGKAQIEEVRSSLGQVNTDEDMARLLSQVVNQTVTPEDLTEPISSVKETLQTSLAEGEATLQTQAAEARSQGRLELFKNAIKWNLGALVSGAILVLMWKSTDWARTKA